CCGAATTGAAGAGCGACACCGAAATGCGCGACATTCAGAACGTCCCTGTGGACGATGGCAGCCTGTACGCCGCACATGTGGTCAACGATATCTGGCGTCTCACAGATGGCGACGCCCTTCTGGTAACGGACGTGGGACAGAACCAGATGTGGGCGGCGCAGTACTACAAACACGAAAAGCCGAACCGGCTCATCACGTCCGGCGGCCTGGGCACGATGGGATTCGCGCTCCCCGCTGCGATCGGTGCACGCATGGCCCAGCCGGACAGCGAGGTATGGGTCATCGTCGGGGACGGCGGTTTCCAGATGACCCAATCCGAACTATCGACTTGCCGCCAGGAGGGCATCAAACTCAACATCGCCATCCTGAACAACGGCTATCTGGGCATGGTGCGCCAATGGCAGGAATTTTTCTACGACAGACGCTACGTGGGCACACCGATGCTGAATCCGGATTTCGTCAAGATCGCCGAAGCGCACGGACTGACCGGAATGCGCGTAGAAAAGCGCGACGACGTGGAAGATGTGGTTCGCGCTGCCCGGCAAGAAGAAGGAACGGTCGTAATCGATTTCTGCGTGGAAGGGGAGGACAGTGTTTATCCCATGGTGCCCGCCGGTGCCGACCTGGACGCCATGATCCGTCGTCCCGAACCACAGAAATCCAAGCAGAAGTAACACATTGAGGAGTAGATCTCATGATGATGAACAACAATGGTAATCCGGCCGCGGTGACGCCCATCGAACGCACGTTTATCGCCTACGTCGAAGACAAACCCGGCGTTCTCAATCGCGTGGCTTCGCTCTTTCGGCGGCGCGCCTTCAACATCAAATCACTCGCCGTCGGGCACACCGAAATCCCCGGCGTTTCGCGGATGACCATCGTCATCGACGTGGACGCCTACACCGCCAAACGCGTGGAAGCGCTGCTGTATAAGTTGGTCAACGTCCTGCGCGTCCTGGAAGTCACCGAAACGCCTTCGGTGATGCGCGATCTGGCGTTGATCAAAGTGGCCGCCGATTCGGAAGCGCGCGCCCAGGTGCTGCAGATCTGCGACGTGTTCCGCGCCCGCGTGGTCGACGTGGCACAGGATGCCTTGATCGTCGAGATAACGGGGACGGAAGACAAGATCGAAGGGCTCATGGAAGTGTTGGAGCCTTTCGGCATCATCGAGATGGTACGCACGGGACGCGTGGCGATGACGCGTGGTTCCCACGCACCTACGGCGGATCCGGAATTCGTCTCGGCGCGCGTGCCGGAATACAGCGGGAAATAACGGTCGCAATACGGCCGACACTCTAAGAAGGAGTTATCCAATGGCGAAGATTTATTATGATAAGGATGCCGATCTGTCGCTGATTCAGGCCAAGAAAGTGGCCATCATCGGCTACGGATCGCAAGGCCACGCACATGCCCTCAACCTGACGGACAGCGGCGTGACGGTTAAGGTCGCTGAACTCGAAGGCACCAGCAACTACGAAAAAGCCGTCGCCCACGATGTGGACGTGACCAACGCCGCCGAGGCCGCAGCCTGGGCGGACGTGATCATGATGCTGGTACCCGACACGGCCGCACCGAAGGTATACGAATCCGCGATACGTGAGAATCTCAGCGAGGGGAAGATGCTCATGTTCGCCCACGGTTTCAACATCCGTTTCGAGACGATCCAGCCGCCGGATTTCGTCGACGTCAGCATGGTCGCCCCCAAGGCGCCCGGGCATCGCGTGCGTGAGGTTTTCCAGCAGGGCGGCGGTACACCGGCGTTGTTCGCCGTGGAACAGAATCCGAGCGGCCAGGCACGCGAGCTGACGCTCTCCTACGCCAAAGCGCTGGGCGCCACACGCGCCGGAGTGCTCGAGACCACCTTTGCCGAGGAAACCGAGACCGACCTCTTCGGCGAACAAACGGTCCTCTGCGGCGGCATCAGCGCCCTGGTCAAGGCGGCGTTCGAGACGCTGGTCAAGGCGGGGTACCAACCGGAACTGGCTTACTTCGAATGTATGCACGAGTTGAAGCTGATCGTAGATTTGATGTACCGCGGCGGTTTGAACTACATGCGCTACTCGGTCAGTGATACGGCGGAGCACGGCGATTACACCGCCGGACCGCGCATCATCACCGAAGAGACTCAGGGTGAAATGCGCAAGATCCTGGAAGAGATTCAAGACGGCACCTATGCCAAGAAATGGATCGCCGAGAACGAAGCCGGGCGCCCCTGGTTCAACGAACAACGTCGTAAAGAGCAGGAGCATCCTATCGAGAAGGTGGGTGCGAAGCTGCGCGAAATGATGCCGTTCTTGGATCCAGTTACGATCAAGCCCGGCGAATAATCGCAAGAGAGAATTGGGGTAGGGAAATGGTTGATCAGAAAAATAACTACGTCCGCATTTTCGACACGACGCTGCGCGATGGCGAACAGTCGCCAGGCGCGACGATGACCTCCGCCGAAAAGCTGGAATTGGCGCGTGCGCTTGCGCGCATGGGCGTGGACATCATCGAAGCCGGCTTCCCGGCGGCTTCGCCGGACGATCTTGAGGCGGTGCGCCGCATCGCCGAGGACATCGGCCAGGTCGCCGGACCGAGTGGGCAGCCGCCCGTCATCTGCGGCCTGGCGCGTGCCACCAAAGCTGACATCGATAAATCCTGGCAGGCGATTCAATACGCCGAACGGCCGCGCATCCACACATTCCTGGCCACGTCTGAAATCCACATGAAGCACAAGCTGCGCATGAAACCGAAGCAGGTGCTGGCCAGCGTGAAGGAAATGGTGGCCTACGCCAAGGCATACTGCGAAGATGTCGAGTTCAGCCCCGAAGATGCAGGCCGCAGCGATCCCGAATTTCTCTACGTCGTTTTGGAGGCTGCGATCAATGCCGGCGCGACAACGCTGAACATACCCGACACCGTCGGTTACACCACGCCGGATGAATTCGGCGCCTTGATCAGCGGCATCGCCGAAAACGTCCCGGGAATCGAGGACGTGATCATCTCGGTGCACTGTCACGACGACCTGGGCCTGGCGACGGCGAACACGCTGGCCGGTATTCGCGCCGGCGCTCGCCAGGTAGAAGTCACGATCAACGGCATCGGCGAGCGGGCGGGAAACAGCTCGCTGGAAGAAGTGGTGATGATCCTGCACACGCGCCACCCGGTGCTCGGCCTGGAAACCGGTATCGTCACACCGCAGATCGCGCGCGTGAGTCGCCTGGTGAGCAACTACACGGGGATCGTCGTGCCGCCGAACAAGGCCGTCGTCGGCGCCAACGCCTTTGCCCACGAAGCTGGCATTCACCAGGACGGCATGCTCAAGGAAAAGACTACCTACGAGATCATGCGCCCGGAAACGATCGGTTTGACGCAGAGCACGCTGGTGCTGGGCAAGCACTCCGGCCGGCATGCTTTCCGTGTACGGATGGAGGAGCTGGGCTATCTGCTCGACGATGCGGAATTGGATGAAGCGTTCTACCGCTTCAAGGATCTGGCCGACAAGAAGAAGACCGTTACCGATGCCGATCTCGAAGCGTTGACCACCGACGTGATCTACCAGCCGGCGGAAATCTATGGGCTGGACGGTTTGCAGGTCGCCTGTGGGACGATGGGCTTGCCGACGGCCACGGTGCGTTTGCAC
This genomic stretch from Anaerolineales bacterium harbors:
- the ilvN gene encoding acetolactate synthase small subunit, translated to MMNNNGNPAAVTPIERTFIAYVEDKPGVLNRVASLFRRRAFNIKSLAVGHTEIPGVSRMTIVIDVDAYTAKRVEALLYKLVNVLRVLEVTETPSVMRDLALIKVAADSEARAQVLQICDVFRARVVDVAQDALIVEITGTEDKIEGLMEVLEPFGIIEMVRTGRVAMTRGSHAPTADPEFVSARVPEYSGK
- the ilvC gene encoding ketol-acid reductoisomerase, producing MAKIYYDKDADLSLIQAKKVAIIGYGSQGHAHALNLTDSGVTVKVAELEGTSNYEKAVAHDVDVTNAAEAAAWADVIMMLVPDTAAPKVYESAIRENLSEGKMLMFAHGFNIRFETIQPPDFVDVSMVAPKAPGHRVREVFQQGGGTPALFAVEQNPSGQARELTLSYAKALGATRAGVLETTFAEETETDLFGEQTVLCGGISALVKAAFETLVKAGYQPELAYFECMHELKLIVDLMYRGGLNYMRYSVSDTAEHGDYTAGPRIITEETQGEMRKILEEIQDGTYAKKWIAENEAGRPWFNEQRRKEQEHPIEKVGAKLREMMPFLDPVTIKPGE
- a CDS encoding 2-isopropylmalate synthase, producing the protein MVDQKNNYVRIFDTTLRDGEQSPGATMTSAEKLELARALARMGVDIIEAGFPAASPDDLEAVRRIAEDIGQVAGPSGQPPVICGLARATKADIDKSWQAIQYAERPRIHTFLATSEIHMKHKLRMKPKQVLASVKEMVAYAKAYCEDVEFSPEDAGRSDPEFLYVVLEAAINAGATTLNIPDTVGYTTPDEFGALISGIAENVPGIEDVIISVHCHDDLGLATANTLAGIRAGARQVEVTINGIGERAGNSSLEEVVMILHTRHPVLGLETGIVTPQIARVSRLVSNYTGIVVPPNKAVVGANAFAHEAGIHQDGMLKEKTTYEIMRPETIGLTQSTLVLGKHSGRHAFRVRMEELGYLLDDAELDEAFYRFKDLADKKKTVTDADLEALTTDVIYQPAEIYGLDGLQVACGTMGLPTATVRLHGPDGEEYVQAAVGTGPVDAAYAAIDQIVRVPNRLLEFSVQAVTEGIDAQGEVTVRIQAQDGDHSTHAQCDEEHQRTYGGYGADTDIIVASVKAYMAALNKLLSVQGDETKEPKPAPLGAVE